One window from the genome of Streptomyces cadmiisoli encodes:
- a CDS encoding acyl-CoA mutase large subunit family protein produces MARESESGLPIEPVYGPDALAGWDPARILGDPGAYPFTRGVHPTMYTGRPWTMRQYAGFGTAAESNARYRDLIAHGTTGLSVAFDLPTQMGHDSDAPLAHGEVGKVGVAIDSVEDMRVLFGGIPLGEVSTSMTINAPAALLLLMYQLVAEEQGIGADRLTGTVQNDVLKEYIARGTYIFPPRPSLRLTADIFRYCRAEIPKWNTISISGYHMAEAGASPAQEIAFTLADGVEYVRTAVAAGMDVDDFAPRLSFFFVARTTILEEVAKFRAARRIWARVMREEFGAKNPRSWTLRFHTQTAGVQLTAQQPELNLVRVAVQAMAAVLGGTQSLHTNAFDEAIALPTDRSARLALRTQQVLAHETDLTATVDPFAGSYAVERMTDDLEGAAVALMTRVEDLGGAVAAIERGVQKGEIERNAYRIARETEAGERVVVGVNRFRVDEEEPYEPLRVDPAIEARQCARLAELRARRDRRAVDSALTALKRAAEGEDNVLYPMKEALRARATVGEVCDALRHTWGTHVPNDTF; encoded by the coding sequence ATGGCGCGCGAGTCCGAGTCGGGACTGCCCATCGAGCCGGTCTACGGGCCGGACGCCCTGGCGGGCTGGGACCCCGCCCGGATACTGGGCGATCCCGGCGCCTACCCGTTCACCCGCGGTGTCCACCCGACGATGTACACCGGCCGCCCGTGGACGATGCGCCAGTACGCGGGGTTCGGCACGGCGGCGGAGTCCAACGCCCGCTACCGGGACCTGATCGCGCACGGCACCACGGGACTGTCGGTCGCCTTCGACCTGCCCACCCAGATGGGCCACGACTCCGACGCTCCCCTCGCGCACGGCGAGGTCGGCAAGGTCGGCGTGGCGATCGACTCCGTCGAGGACATGCGGGTGCTGTTCGGCGGGATCCCGCTGGGCGAGGTCTCCACCTCGATGACGATCAACGCACCGGCTGCGCTGCTGCTGCTGATGTACCAGCTGGTGGCGGAGGAACAGGGGATCGGGGCCGACCGGCTCACGGGCACGGTCCAGAACGACGTCCTGAAGGAGTACATCGCGCGTGGGACGTACATCTTCCCGCCCCGGCCCTCGCTGCGGCTGACCGCCGACATCTTCCGGTACTGCCGGGCCGAGATCCCGAAGTGGAACACGATCTCGATCTCCGGCTACCACATGGCCGAGGCGGGCGCCTCACCCGCGCAGGAGATCGCCTTCACGCTGGCCGACGGTGTCGAGTACGTACGCACGGCGGTCGCCGCGGGCATGGACGTGGACGACTTCGCCCCGCGGCTGTCCTTCTTCTTCGTCGCCCGTACGACGATCCTGGAGGAGGTCGCCAAGTTCCGTGCCGCGCGCCGGATCTGGGCGCGCGTGATGCGGGAGGAGTTCGGGGCGAAGAACCCCCGGTCCTGGACGCTGCGCTTCCACACCCAGACCGCGGGTGTGCAGCTGACGGCGCAGCAGCCCGAGCTGAACCTGGTCCGCGTCGCCGTGCAGGCGATGGCCGCGGTGCTCGGCGGTACGCAGTCGCTGCACACCAACGCCTTCGACGAGGCGATCGCCCTCCCCACGGACCGGAGCGCCCGCCTGGCCCTGCGCACCCAGCAGGTCCTGGCCCACGAGACGGACCTGACGGCGACGGTCGACCCGTTCGCGGGCTCGTACGCGGTGGAGCGGATGACCGACGACCTCGAGGGCGCCGCGGTCGCGCTGATGACCCGGGTCGAGGACCTCGGCGGCGCGGTCGCCGCGATCGAGCGCGGTGTGCAGAAGGGCGAGATCGAACGCAACGCCTACCGCATCGCGCGGGAGACCGAGGCGGGCGAGCGGGTCGTGGTCGGCGTCAACCGCTTCCGCGTCGACGAGGAGGAGCCGTACGAGCCGCTGCGCGTCGACCCGGCCATCGAGGCCCGGCAGTGCGCACGCCTCGCCGAGCTGCGCGCGAGGCGCGACCGGCGGGCGGTGGACTCGGCCCTGACGGCGCTGAAGCGGGCCGCGGAGGGCGAGGACAACGTCCTGTACCCGATGAAGGAGGCACTGCGGGCGCGGGCCACGGTCGGTGAGGTGTGCGACGCGCTGCGGCACACCTGGGGGACCCATGTACCGAACGACACGTTCTGA
- a CDS encoding L,D-transpeptidase family protein — protein MGTTGRGRTIAALVALAAVCGCTAQAVDADGGRRGPVHLDITTTGPPPTAPGASAAPGRPADRGTPAAPSSPPPPPPEPPRVLWAPGDTGRDVRELQSRLRQVAWLFDGPTGTYDDLTERAVEGFQRKRGLPATGETDTVTWRRLLDMTREPGRWDLYLMGGQPADAPDPRCLTGRALCVSKSSRTLRWMIDGRTVTTVPVRFGSSYTPTREGEFRVYWKSRHHHSTLYDSPMPYAMFFSGGQAVHYSSDFAARGYAGASHGCVNVRDEAAIADLFAQVRTGDKVVVHW, from the coding sequence GTGGGTACGACGGGCAGGGGCAGGACGATCGCCGCGCTGGTCGCGCTGGCCGCGGTGTGCGGCTGCACGGCCCAGGCGGTGGACGCGGACGGCGGGCGGCGCGGGCCGGTCCACCTGGACATCACCACCACGGGGCCGCCGCCCACGGCGCCCGGCGCGTCCGCCGCGCCCGGCCGGCCCGCGGACCGCGGTACGCCCGCCGCACCGTCCTCGCCGCCGCCTCCGCCCCCCGAGCCGCCCCGCGTCCTGTGGGCACCGGGGGACACGGGCCGGGACGTGCGCGAGCTCCAGTCCCGGCTGCGTCAGGTGGCCTGGCTGTTCGACGGTCCCACCGGGACCTACGACGATCTGACCGAGCGGGCCGTCGAGGGCTTCCAGCGCAAGCGCGGGCTGCCCGCCACGGGTGAGACCGACACGGTCACCTGGCGCCGGCTGCTGGACATGACCCGCGAGCCGGGCCGCTGGGACCTCTATCTCATGGGCGGTCAGCCCGCGGACGCCCCGGACCCGCGCTGCCTGACCGGCCGGGCGCTGTGCGTCAGCAAGTCGAGCCGCACCCTGCGCTGGATGATCGACGGGCGGACGGTCACGACGGTGCCGGTGCGCTTCGGGTCGTCGTACACCCCGACCCGCGAGGGCGAGTTCCGGGTCTACTGGAAGTCCCGCCACCACCACTCCACGCTCTACGACTCGCCCATGCCGTACGCCATGTTCTTCAGCGGCGGGCAGGCGGTGCACTACTCGTCCGACTTCGCCGCCCGCGGCTACGCCGGCGCCTCGCACGGATGCGTCAACGTGCGGGACGAGGCGGCGATCGCGGACCTGTTCGCCCAGGTGCGCACCGGCGACAAGGTCGTCGTGCACTGGTGA
- a CDS encoding RNA polymerase sigma factor encodes MLGDDAELTAAVLAAQDGSETAFRTVYRTVHPRLLGYVRTLVGDPDAEDVASEAWLQIARDLERFTGDADRFRGWAARIARNRALDHIRMRGRRPAIGGDETELTGRAAESDTAGEAIEALATDRTLSLISRLPQDQAEAVVLRVVVGLDAKTAAETLGKRAGAVRTAAHRGLKRLAELLGEAGADPESAGALDALPPQREPRGRAVTSASVTPVRARTQKDM; translated from the coding sequence GTGCTGGGGGACGACGCGGAGCTGACGGCCGCGGTGCTTGCGGCGCAGGACGGAAGCGAAACCGCGTTCCGGACTGTGTACCGCACGGTGCATCCACGGCTGCTCGGGTACGTACGGACGCTCGTCGGCGACCCCGACGCCGAGGACGTGGCGTCCGAGGCCTGGTTGCAGATAGCCCGGGACCTGGAGCGGTTCACCGGTGACGCGGACCGGTTCCGGGGGTGGGCCGCACGGATAGCCCGCAACCGCGCCCTCGACCACATCCGCATGCGGGGCCGCCGTCCCGCGATAGGCGGCGACGAGACCGAACTGACGGGCCGGGCCGCCGAGTCGGACACCGCGGGCGAGGCGATCGAGGCCCTGGCCACGGACCGCACCCTCTCCCTCATCTCCCGGCTGCCGCAGGACCAGGCCGAGGCCGTCGTCCTCAGGGTGGTCGTGGGCCTCGACGCGAAGACCGCGGCCGAGACGCTCGGCAAGCGCGCCGGCGCCGTGCGCACCGCGGCGCACCGCGGTCTGAAGCGACTCGCCGAGCTTCTCGGCGAGGCCGGAGCCGATCCGGAATCGGCCGGGGCCCTCGACGCCCTGCCGCCTCAGCGAGAACCGCGCGGTCGCGCGGTGACGTCCGCGAGTGTGACGCCTGTGCGCGCGCGGACGCAGAAGGACATGTGA
- a CDS encoding RNA polymerase sigma factor, with protein sequence MGQGGKPRRLAAYDGELGAAVARAQDGDEAAFAVLYRIVQPGLLGYLRGLVGDDAEDVASDAWLEIARDLGRFKGDGAGFRGWTATIARHRALDHLRRRRVRPQATALEQDMLELPGPHSTHEQALEAISTAYALELIRGLPRDQAEAVLLRVVVGLDGPAAARVLGKRPGAVRTAAYRGLRQLGNRLGGRGVTRDGPRTLGESK encoded by the coding sequence TTGGGCCAGGGAGGGAAACCCCGGCGCCTAGCGGCGTACGACGGGGAATTGGGCGCGGCGGTCGCGCGGGCCCAGGACGGTGACGAGGCCGCGTTCGCGGTGCTCTACCGGATCGTGCAGCCGGGCCTGCTCGGTTATCTGCGCGGGCTCGTCGGCGACGACGCCGAGGACGTGGCGTCCGACGCCTGGCTGGAGATCGCCCGGGACCTCGGCCGGTTCAAGGGCGACGGGGCCGGCTTCCGCGGCTGGACGGCGACCATCGCACGGCACCGGGCGCTGGACCATCTGCGCCGGCGGCGGGTACGGCCGCAGGCGACGGCGCTGGAGCAGGACATGCTCGAACTGCCCGGCCCGCACAGCACGCACGAGCAGGCCCTGGAGGCCATCTCCACCGCGTACGCCCTGGAACTGATCCGCGGACTGCCGCGCGATCAGGCCGAGGCCGTACTGCTGCGGGTGGTCGTCGGTCTGGACGGCCCCGCCGCGGCCCGGGTCCTCGGTAAGCGGCCCGGCGCCGTGCGCACCGCCGCCTACCGGGGGCTGAGGCAGCTCGGCAACCGGCTGGGCGGCCGAGGTGTGACGCGGGACGGCCCCCGGACGCTGGGGGAGTCGAAGTGA
- a CDS encoding FG-GAP-like repeat-containing protein, whose protein sequence is MSPRSGRAYRPLSLRRRAWLTIGAVLVGGAGAVTYAVADQPAPADGKGPAREPSVHTLKLQDEGRGRRGLDRRDTHRFSAVVLTWNDTEAKAKGTPQVRTRDVETGAWSGWRELDAEPIQADGAEGARAAARGGTESLWTGDSDGIEVRLVNADGTEAAGQPAGMDVKLLDPGTDSAAIGTESGTEPAAFAAETTAPGTESPASTDPASPPASESPAESESASAPESPATSESASESASPSGSPTESASPTPTPTPTVPAPRPSTVVKPPIITQAEWGASTDYDGTPTYGTQIKAAVVHHTGVDPDNALSCAESRARMRTIQQGHFAQGYYDIGYNFVVDKCGQIFEGRSGGMDLPVVGAHDAGFNTDTLGISYIGNYETARPSRAALDAIARIVAWKFGMYGLDPTGKVTLTSGAEKGYSGNKIPLGGQITLPRVFGHKDTNTTACPGLNLYPKLGLIAALAKTPGVSHALPTSDYNRDGAGDLAAGTSKANRVTIVPGGLNGPVTSSKISLTQNSPGVPGSSETGDGFGAATVWGDVNGDGHADLAIGSPGEDDTSGNTDRGQVSVMYGPDFTKGFSYTTSTVTAKGAKLGTAVAVGDFDGDGKADVFSAGTGTGGNYHVRLAGGAVKADRLTTATGSVAHLDAATGDFNRDGYADVALNYRDSAGIGRVVRFAGSATGLAKAGVLSVKGGRAVAAGDIDANGYDDLVIGQPVAAESGAISGGQVTMLFGTSTGFTTTGMKVVHQDTAGVPGGNESGDALGLSVSIGDYNADGHPDVLAGAGNEDLTRGGVNQVNAGSALLIKGTSSGLTGSGALVISQDTAGVPGSSESGDKVGSAVSLADLSGYGRTDLILGASGEDGTDGVLMYLPSNSTGLGYTRTVLLTKSVMGTPTDGMLGTTLTP, encoded by the coding sequence TTGAGTCCTCGTAGTGGCCGTGCCTACAGACCGCTGAGCCTACGGCGGAGAGCATGGCTGACCATCGGAGCCGTCCTGGTCGGAGGTGCCGGAGCCGTCACGTACGCCGTCGCGGATCAGCCCGCCCCGGCCGACGGCAAGGGGCCGGCCCGCGAGCCGTCCGTCCACACGCTGAAGCTCCAGGACGAGGGCAGGGGCCGCCGGGGCCTGGACCGGCGGGACACCCACCGGTTCAGCGCCGTGGTGCTGACCTGGAACGACACGGAGGCGAAGGCCAAGGGCACACCCCAGGTGCGCACCCGGGACGTCGAGACCGGCGCCTGGTCGGGCTGGCGGGAACTGGACGCGGAGCCGATCCAGGCGGACGGCGCCGAGGGAGCGCGGGCCGCCGCCCGCGGCGGCACCGAGTCGCTGTGGACCGGCGACTCCGACGGCATCGAGGTCCGCCTCGTGAACGCCGACGGCACCGAGGCGGCCGGGCAACCGGCCGGAATGGACGTCAAGCTGCTCGACCCGGGCACGGACTCGGCGGCCATCGGCACCGAGTCCGGCACGGAGCCCGCCGCGTTCGCCGCGGAGACCACCGCGCCGGGCACGGAGTCCCCGGCGTCCACGGACCCCGCGTCCCCGCCGGCGTCGGAGTCCCCGGCCGAGTCCGAGTCGGCCTCCGCGCCCGAGTCCCCGGCCACGTCCGAATCGGCGTCCGAGTCGGCGTCCCCGTCCGGGTCGCCCACCGAGTCGGCGTCCCCGACGCCGACCCCGACCCCGACGGTGCCCGCGCCCCGGCCCTCGACCGTGGTCAAGCCGCCGATCATCACGCAGGCCGAGTGGGGCGCGTCCACGGACTACGACGGCACCCCGACCTACGGCACGCAGATCAAGGCCGCGGTCGTCCACCACACCGGCGTGGACCCGGACAACGCCCTGTCCTGCGCCGAGTCCCGGGCCCGGATGCGCACCATCCAGCAGGGCCACTTCGCCCAGGGCTACTACGACATCGGCTACAACTTCGTCGTCGACAAGTGCGGCCAGATCTTCGAGGGCCGCAGCGGCGGCATGGACCTGCCCGTGGTCGGCGCCCATGACGCCGGGTTCAACACCGACACCCTCGGCATCTCGTACATCGGCAACTACGAGACGGCCAGGCCGAGTCGCGCCGCCCTCGACGCGATCGCCCGGATCGTCGCCTGGAAGTTCGGGATGTACGGCCTCGACCCGACCGGCAAGGTCACGCTGACCTCCGGCGCCGAGAAGGGCTACAGCGGCAACAAAATCCCGCTGGGCGGGCAGATCACGCTGCCCCGCGTCTTCGGGCACAAGGACACCAACACCACCGCCTGCCCCGGCCTCAACCTCTACCCCAAGCTGGGTCTGATCGCGGCCCTCGCCAAGACCCCGGGCGTCTCGCACGCGCTGCCCACCTCGGACTACAACCGCGACGGCGCGGGCGACCTGGCCGCCGGCACGTCCAAGGCCAACCGCGTCACCATCGTGCCGGGCGGCCTGAACGGCCCGGTGACCTCCTCGAAGATCTCCCTGACCCAGAACAGCCCGGGGGTGCCCGGCTCCTCCGAGACCGGTGACGGCTTCGGCGCGGCCACGGTCTGGGGCGACGTCAACGGCGACGGACACGCCGACCTCGCGATCGGCTCCCCCGGCGAGGACGACACCAGCGGCAACACCGACCGCGGCCAGGTCAGCGTCATGTACGGACCCGACTTCACCAAGGGCTTCTCGTACACCACCTCCACGGTGACCGCGAAGGGCGCCAAGCTCGGTACCGCGGTGGCCGTCGGCGACTTCGACGGCGACGGCAAGGCGGACGTCTTCTCCGCCGGCACCGGCACGGGCGGCAACTACCACGTCCGGCTCGCGGGCGGCGCCGTGAAGGCCGACCGGCTCACCACCGCCACGGGCTCGGTCGCCCACCTCGACGCCGCGACCGGCGACTTCAACCGGGACGGCTACGCGGACGTCGCCCTCAACTACCGGGACTCCGCGGGCATCGGCCGGGTGGTCCGCTTCGCCGGGTCCGCGACCGGCCTGGCCAAGGCCGGGGTCCTGTCCGTCAAGGGCGGGCGCGCCGTCGCCGCCGGCGACATCGACGCCAACGGCTACGACGACCTCGTCATCGGCCAGCCCGTCGCCGCCGAGTCCGGGGCCATCTCCGGCGGCCAGGTGACCATGCTGTTCGGCACGTCGACCGGCTTCACCACCACCGGTATGAAGGTCGTCCACCAGGACACCGCCGGGGTCCCCGGCGGCAACGAGTCCGGTGACGCCCTCGGCCTCTCGGTCTCGATCGGCGACTACAACGCCGACGGCCACCCGGACGTCCTGGCCGGCGCCGGCAACGAGGACCTCACCCGCGGCGGGGTGAACCAGGTCAACGCGGGCAGCGCGCTGCTGATCAAGGGCACGTCGTCCGGCCTCACCGGCTCGGGCGCGCTGGTGATCTCCCAGGACACGGCCGGTGTCCCCGGCTCCAGCGAGTCCGGCGACAAGGTCGGCTCGGCCGTCTCACTGGCCGACCTGTCGGGGTACGGACGCACCGACCTGATCCTCGGCGCGTCGGGCGAGGACGGCACCGACGGTGTGCTGATGTACCTCCCGAGCAACAGCACGGGCCTCGGCTACACCCGTACGGTCCTGCTCACCAAGTCCGTCATGGGCACCCCCACGGACGGCATGCTGGGCACGACCCTGACGCCGTAA
- a CDS encoding beta-N-acetylhexosaminidase, which yields MLITVAVTAVVAVALSLGLWAGEDGGPTVSGRGTAAEPTPSPTRSYPLSSAPNSIPAVRGHTPERGPGWRPARGQRVVVSDAGLADEGRLIAGELGMSYGGDRDDTRAGDLRLALGRGGSANPESYTLTVRGGQVTISAPADAGVFYGTRTLKQTVRDGATAPEGVMRDEPAKPQRGLMLDIARKHFTAGWIEDRVRELGDLKFNQLGLHFSDDQGFRIESASHPEIVSAQHLTKAEVTSIVRLARSRHITVVPEIDSPGHLGAVIAAHPDLQLRNAQGVPARGAVDISKPAAAEIVDDLLDEYAGLFPGDQWHLGGDEYQALMVSDPQASYPQLAAAARREYGSGGTVADLATGWLNDRAATVRANGRVPRAWNDGFYAGTSVQPDKDIKVAYWTGKEIGARVPAEYLAAGRQVVNYNDEFLYYVLGEPQTFVYPTGQRIYEQWTPRVLRGTEAVPAQYDAQILGGSLAVWCDLANSQTQDQVAAGIRMPLRATVQKLWDPTRPELTWAEFGKLADQLG from the coding sequence GTGCTGATCACGGTGGCCGTCACCGCCGTGGTCGCGGTGGCGCTGAGTCTCGGGCTGTGGGCCGGGGAGGACGGCGGCCCGACCGTCTCCGGCCGCGGTACCGCGGCCGAGCCGACCCCTTCGCCCACCCGCTCGTACCCGCTGTCGTCCGCCCCGAACTCGATCCCGGCCGTACGGGGCCACACTCCCGAGCGCGGTCCCGGCTGGCGCCCGGCGCGCGGCCAGCGCGTGGTGGTCAGCGACGCCGGGCTGGCCGACGAGGGCCGGCTCATCGCGGGCGAACTGGGGATGTCGTACGGCGGTGACCGCGACGACACGCGCGCGGGGGACCTGCGGCTGGCGCTCGGCCGCGGCGGGAGCGCGAACCCGGAGTCGTACACCCTGACCGTGCGCGGCGGACAGGTGACCATCAGCGCGCCCGCCGACGCCGGTGTCTTCTACGGCACCCGCACCCTGAAGCAGACCGTGCGCGACGGTGCCACGGCGCCCGAGGGCGTGATGCGCGACGAGCCGGCCAAGCCGCAGCGCGGGCTGATGCTGGACATCGCGCGCAAGCACTTCACGGCCGGCTGGATAGAGGACCGGGTGCGCGAGCTGGGCGACCTGAAGTTCAACCAGCTGGGCCTGCACTTCTCCGACGACCAGGGCTTCCGCATCGAGTCGGCGTCGCATCCGGAGATCGTGTCCGCGCAGCATCTGACCAAGGCCGAGGTGACGAGCATCGTCCGGCTCGCCCGGAGCCGGCACATCACCGTCGTGCCCGAGATCGACTCGCCCGGCCATCTGGGCGCCGTGATCGCCGCCCACCCCGATCTCCAGTTGCGCAACGCGCAGGGCGTGCCCGCCAGGGGCGCGGTGGACATCTCGAAGCCGGCCGCCGCCGAGATCGTCGACGATCTGCTCGACGAGTACGCCGGACTGTTCCCCGGCGATCAGTGGCACCTCGGCGGCGACGAGTACCAGGCGCTCATGGTGTCCGACCCGCAGGCCTCGTACCCGCAGCTCGCGGCCGCCGCGCGCCGGGAGTACGGCTCCGGCGGGACCGTCGCCGACCTGGCCACCGGCTGGCTCAACGACCGCGCCGCCACGGTGCGCGCCAACGGCCGCGTCCCGCGCGCCTGGAACGACGGCTTCTACGCCGGGACCTCCGTCCAGCCCGACAAGGACATCAAGGTCGCGTACTGGACGGGCAAGGAGATCGGCGCGCGCGTCCCGGCCGAGTATCTGGCCGCGGGGCGCCAGGTCGTCAACTACAACGACGAGTTCCTCTACTACGTCCTCGGCGAGCCGCAGACCTTCGTCTATCCGACCGGGCAGCGGATCTACGAGCAGTGGACGCCGCGTGTGCTGCGCGGCACCGAGGCGGTGCCGGCGCAGTACGACGCGCAGATCCTCGGCGGTTCCCTCGCGGTGTGGTGCGACCTGGCGAACTCCCAGACGCAGGACCAGGTGGCGGCCGGGATCCGGATGCCGCTGCGGGCCACCGTCCAGAAGCTGTGGGATCCGACCAGACCCGAACTCACCTGGGCGGAGTTCGGCAAACTGGCCGATCAGCTGGGCTGA
- a CDS encoding 2-oxo-4-hydroxy-4-carboxy-5-ureidoimidazoline decarboxylase — MTTLDNVTTHPTQHPLSTHTQSPRGPPLPAHRLPDLPGHLAIPEQSRGGPAALDLFNTAPAEAVQPVLLACLHSRPWSRRLTAHRPYPDLDALLAAADEAAYDLTPVELAEALAGESLPELPEDAYLAAHTALSAAQAAYEARFGHVFVICVDDLTPDEVLDRVLAAIRSRLANDPEEERIVAAEELRRLARGRLIRALRGTAP; from the coding sequence ATGACCACTCTCGATAACGTGACGACACATCCCACACAACATCCCCTGTCGACACACACGCAAAGCCCACGAGGACCCCCGCTGCCTGCGCACCGTCTCCCAGACCTTCCCGGCCACCTCGCCATACCGGAACAGAGCCGCGGCGGGCCCGCCGCGCTGGACCTGTTCAACACGGCGCCGGCCGAGGCCGTACAGCCCGTCCTCCTCGCCTGTCTGCACAGCCGCCCCTGGTCCCGCCGGCTGACCGCCCACCGCCCCTACCCCGACCTCGACGCGCTGCTGGCCGCGGCCGACGAGGCGGCGTACGACCTGACCCCGGTGGAGCTGGCCGAAGCGCTCGCCGGGGAATCCCTCCCGGAACTCCCCGAGGACGCCTATCTGGCGGCGCACACCGCGCTGAGCGCGGCCCAGGCCGCCTACGAGGCCCGATTCGGACACGTGTTCGTCATCTGTGTGGACGACCTCACCCCGGACGAGGTACTCGACCGGGTGCTGGCCGCCATCCGGTCACGGTTGGCGAACGATCCGGAGGAGGAGCGGATCGTGGCGGCGGAGGAACTGCGCCGGCTGGCGCGCGGGCGGCTGATCCGGGCGCTCAGGGGCACGGCCCCGTGA
- the sdhC gene encoding succinate dehydrogenase, cytochrome b556 subunit, with protein sequence MWSWVAHRVTGVLIFFFLFVHVLDTALVRVSPEAYDEVVATYKNPLVAVLEYGLVAAILFHALNGLRIIAVDFWSQGPRYQKQMLWTVVGVWVVLMLGAIYPVLGHAARELFGS encoded by the coding sequence ATGTGGTCCTGGGTGGCTCACCGAGTCACCGGCGTCCTCATCTTCTTCTTCCTGTTCGTACACGTGCTGGACACCGCGCTCGTCCGTGTCTCCCCCGAGGCCTACGACGAGGTCGTGGCCACGTACAAGAATCCGCTCGTCGCCGTGCTGGAGTACGGCCTCGTCGCCGCCATCCTCTTCCACGCACTCAACGGCCTGCGCATCATCGCCGTCGACTTCTGGTCGCAGGGCCCGCGCTACCAGAAGCAGATGCTCTGGACCGTCGTCGGCGTGTGGGTCGTGCTGATGCTCGGGGCGATCTACCCCGTCCTCGGCCACGCCGCTCGTGAACTGTTCGGGAGCTGA
- a CDS encoding succinate dehydrogenase hydrophobic membrane anchor subunit: MSTTETTASGIGPVEGGSVYTVDNPAPFIEPPRKRTKKTPKSTRGNFEMAAWLFMRLSGIVLVVLVIGHLLIQLVLDGGVSKIGFAFVAGRWASPFWQVWDLAMLWLAMLHGTNGLRTVINDYAERTNTRLWLKGLLYTATVFTILLGTLVIFTFDPNIR, translated from the coding sequence ATGTCCACCACCGAGACCACCGCTTCCGGGATCGGCCCCGTCGAGGGCGGCTCCGTCTACACGGTCGACAACCCGGCGCCCTTCATCGAGCCCCCGCGCAAGCGTACGAAGAAGACGCCGAAGAGCACCCGCGGCAACTTCGAGATGGCCGCGTGGCTGTTCATGCGGCTGTCCGGCATCGTCCTCGTCGTCCTGGTCATCGGCCACCTGCTGATCCAGCTCGTGCTGGACGGCGGCGTCTCCAAGATCGGCTTCGCCTTCGTGGCCGGCCGCTGGGCGTCCCCGTTCTGGCAGGTCTGGGACCTGGCGATGCTGTGGCTCGCGATGCTGCACGGCACCAACGGCCTGCGCACGGTCATCAACGACTACGCGGAGCGCACGAACACGCGCCTGTGGCTGAAGGGCCTGCTGTACACCGCCACGGTGTTCACGATCCTGCTGGGCACGCTGGTGATCTTCACCTTCGACCCGAACATCCGCTAG